DNA from Leptospirales bacterium:
CTTGATGGCAATAGAACCGCGCGCCTCGCCTTCAAAAGCATGCTGAACAAGTCGCCAGGTGTCTTCAGAAACATTGACTCTGCCAACTTCGCCGGCGGCCTCCAGGCGATTGGCCACGTTCACGGCATCGCCCCAGATATCGTAAGCGAACTTGTGCTCGCCGACAACGCCGGCAACAACCGGTCCAGAATGAAGGCCAACGCGGATTCGCCAGGGGGCCTTGCCAAAAAGGGTCCTGCGTCGCGCCTCCGCTTCGACATAGTCTTGCATATCCAGTGCAGCGCGTACCGCACTGGCGGCGCTGTTTTCACGAGGATGGGGGACCCCGCTCACGGCCATGTAGGCGTCGCCTATGGTCTTGATTTTCTCCAGGCCGTGGCGGGTCATGATGTGGTCGAAGGCCACAAAATAATCGTTCAATATGTGAACAATTTCCTCGGGCGACAGAGAACGGACGAGCGTTGTAAAGCCGGCAAAATCGGAAAAAAGGACCGTGGCGGCGCCGTAGCTTCTGGGCTCCGACCGACCGTGCAGTTTGAGTTCTTCGGCCGTATCGGCCGGCAGAATGTTTAGCAGCAGCTCCTGCGTTCGGTCCTTTTCGCGGGCCAGTTCAGCGGTCCTTTCGCGCACCTGCTTTTCCAGGTCTTCGACAAAAGCTTCTTGCAGGCGTATGATTTCCGCCTGCTTGGCATGTGCATCGCGCTCTGCCTCACGAAGCGGAGTAACGTCGCGACTCATGCTGATGATACCCAGCGGATTTCCCTGGTCATCAAAGAGCAGGTCCATCGACTGGAAGGCCTCAAAGTCCCGTTCCTCGCCCTCGACGATCAGTCGCCTGTGCTTCGTTTCTCCCGACCAGTGTCCCAGATCGCGCAGGCCGGCCACGATCGCCTGGCTGAGCTCGGCCGAAGGGCGCGCCAGCAGGTCCAGGTTTTGACCGGATATCTGAGCGGGGTCGCGACCATACAATCTTCCAGCCGCACGGTTGGCAAAGAGGATCGTACCGCTCAGGTCGGCCAGAACAATGGACTCCGAGCTTCCCTCTACAATCTGCCGGTACATCCGAAAATGCCGGGTGGCGTCGTCGCTCAAGGCGCTTTCCGCCTGGGCCGCGCCGCTATCGCTGCGAATATGCACAACAATTCCCAGCGGATGTCCTGTTGGATCAAACACCAGGACGCATCGCGTCGTGAGGCGCAGACCGCTTCGCGTTCTGGCGACAAGATCGGCGGACCCTATTTCAGATAATTTTGCCGGAAGATCGATGCCGGGGTCTTCGAAACTCAGGCAGTCATCAAGCGTTCCGCCGTCGGTGGCGCCGGCAAAGAATTCGCAGATTTCGTTTGCCGCCTGATTGGAGTAAAGCACGCGACCCTGAAGATCGGCGACCATCGCCGGTTCTGGAGTTGAAAGAGCAAATCGCTCAAGGAGCAGCGCCTTCATCTCCATCGTTTGCAGATCTTCCAGCTGCGGATGCCAGAAGATCAGCCACTGTCTGCGTCGCGCGTCCCAGGCGCCATGCAGGCGCGCCGGCAGCGCGCTTTGCCCATCGACTTGTGGAAAGCGGGCCTGAAGTTGGCCCCAGAGATCGGTGCGGTCCGGGGCCTGCAGCGCATAGCGAGCCTGATCCAGCTCCGCTTCAAGCACCAGGCCGCACTCCAGCAAATTGCCAGCATCTCCGCGCGCCGCCAGATAGGCCGATAGAGGACCGCCCGAAGAAACAATGACGCCCGATGGTTCGACAAAAGCAAAGGGCAGGCCAGGAAGGTCGCGTCGCAGCGAAAGTCTGATGGGCGATTCCGGGTCCTTATGCATATAGTGACTCAAGCACCTTATTTGACGCCCAGACCTTTGATTGGTGATACGGGAAACCTGTCCATGAACCTGCAATCTGAACTTTCCAAATTTGCCGAACAGCTACAACAGAACGCCCCGCCGGAGCGCATCAGACTTTTTGAGACCTTTGTTGGCGCGCTGCAGAAGTCCGGAATAACGACCCTTGGACCGAAGAAGGGCGAGCAGATTGGCGATTTTGAGGTCGCCAATGTCTACAGTCTGCCAGCCGGCCGATCGCTGGGCGAGCGTATTCCCAATTTTTCGCTGCGCGACCACATGGATCGTCTGGTGCGTCTTTCAGATTTCCTGAGCAAGGGGCCGGTGGTGCTCAGCTTCTATCGCGGAAACTGGTGTCCTGCCTGCAACATTGAACTGCGTGCGCTGCAGCACAACCTGCCGCGCTTCAAGGAAGCGGGCGCGCAGCTGGTTGCAATCAGCAATGAAAGTCCCGATCAAAGCATTACTACGGCGGAGAAGCTGCAGCTTGAATTTGCCGTGCTTTCCGACCCTGGCGGACGGGTGGCGCGTCAATTCAAGCTGCTCTATCAATCTCCCGGTCAGGAACGTTTCTTCTCAGATGTGAACATTGCCGCCCACAATGCGGACAGCGTGGCGCGCTTTGTGATTCCGGCGACCTATGTGATTGACCAGAACTATGTGGTTCGCTATGCCTTTGCCGATGCAAATTTCTTGCATCGCGCCGACATCGAAGAAGTGATTGCGGCGCTGCAATCTATCGCCGCCGGCGCGCCGCGCTGACTGCGAAGTCCGGGCGCCCGCGCAGCGCCCGTCGCTAGCAACAGCCATCTTCCGTACTGCAGCAAACGTAGCTTTGAAATTCGGCGTCTGGATCGAGGATGGCGAAGCTGGAAGCATAGGGCGCTCGCGAGAGCTTGGCCACGGTGTCGGTACAGATCTCGTAGGGTTCGCCGCGCAGGAACTGGTGGCCCTCTTCATCAACCAGCGCCTTCCCAGGTCCCAGGTAGACGGCCTTATGCCCGGCAAAAACACAGCCCGATTGCTTTTCAAATTTCCAGGCGCGCACTGTGACTGAGTAGAATGCGATGCCTTCGACAGTCTTCCAGTATTGCTTTGCCAGAAGTTCCAGTCCAAAGAAGCCGGCTCGCTCCAGCGTGGCATAGAGCTCGGGCTCGGTGAGCGCCCCGACCAGGCACTCGCCCCACAATTGCGGGTTCACTTTGAGATGAGCTGGAGCGTCAACCTCCGAAACGATATCGGAGAATACGATACGACCGTGATCGCGCAGCGTCTGCCACATGCCTTCAAAGACGCGCAGCTTGTCCGGCGAAAGATTGATCACACAATTTGACGTGATCAGGTCGACGCTGCGCGGCGGCAACGGAATCGATTCCAAAAACCCGCGCCGAAACTCAATATTGTCATAGCCCAGCGCCGCAGCCACCGTGGGTCGGTGTAGTTGAGCTACCTCCAGCATTTTGTCGGTCATATCGATGCCAATGGCGCGTCCCTGCGCGCCGGTCAGGCGCGAGGCGATAAATACATCGATGCCGGCGCCGGAACCCAGATCGACAATCGTCTCGCCCGGCTGAATGCCCGCTCGCGTGACCGGCGATCCACAGCCGTAAAATCGATCGATCACTTCTTTCGGAATGTGATCGATTACCGATGGATCGAAGCTGGTGGGGCAGCACAGTTCTGCCTGAGGAGTCGCGGCGGCAGCGCCATAAAACTCGCGCACTTTGGCCCGCGGCAGATCCACGTCAAAGGACAGGACGCAATTGGAATGTAGAGTAAGCACGCTCTTGTCCGCCAGACGCTCGTCAGCGGCGCCACAAGCTATAGCGCCGGCGCCCATGGCGTGCAGAATCAGAGGAGAGACATGACCGGAACGACGATTGACCCGATCACGCTTTTCGCGGCCAAGCTCGGTCATGGCATGGCGAATCAAGCTTCGAGTAAGCGGATAGTAGGGATCCTCGCCCAGAAAGGAGCCGCTGTAGAGATAGGCGTGCTCCAGATCGCCGCCGCCGGTCAGGAAGCGAAAGGGGTCGGCGGCAACTCCTGGCTGATGAATCAGGCTGCACTGTCGCAGCTCCTGACAGATCTGTGACGCGCTCCAGATCCGGGCGAGCTCCGTTTCCAGAACGCTGCCGCAGATCAGCGGATCAAGGCCCGCCAGAGCGGCCGAGGGAAAAACGCGGCCGTCCGCGCCGACGCAAATCGATTCCCATCCCTGGTTGCCCAGGTCATAGCGCACGTGTGGAACGCCGTTTACACGACGGCGCGCGGCCTCCAGATTGTCGAAGGCAATGCCAGCGCTCTGCGCCGCACGAATTACAGCAGGCAGTCGCTCTCCAATTCTGGCGGCTGCCGGAAAAAAGCCGTTCTGTGCAGCAAGCGCTCGACCGCGTCGCAAGGACCACATCAGATGAAAGCTGCTGGCGCCATGGCTGGCGACAATGGCCGGGATTTGCTCCAGCTCTGCAAGATTCTCCTCCGCCGCGACGCAGGTGGCCGATACGGAGAATCCCATAGCGCTGAAGCGTTGCATCCCGGAGAGCGCTTGCTGCAACGCGCCCGGGCCGCGCATGGCGTCGTTGACCGCCGCAGAGGCGCCATCGATTGAAATTTGAATCTTAAGGAGCTGTGTATCAAGCTCCTTAAGCCCGGCGACAATGGAGGGGCCCCATAGGCTGCCATTGGTCAGTACAATCGTTTCCAACTGCGCGTCGTGGGCGCGCCGCAGATGCTTCGTCAGATCTTTTCGTAGAAAGGGTTCGCCGCCAGTTATATAAAGACGCTCAATTCCAAGATGAATTGCGTTCTCAACCAGCGCATCAATGCGTTCCTCGGAAAGACCGCGGTCGCCGCCGGGGCCGGACTCCACCAGGCAGTGCTGGCAGCTCAGATTGCAGTTGTTGTTGATTTGCAGCCACAATTCGCGCAGCCTCTCCGGAGGCGCGCTGGCCAGGCGGCCGGCATAGGATGCGACGTCCGTTGGCCTCTGAGCGGCCATTTTTGAGCGCTCCAGACTTGCTGCAAAATCATGGGCTTCAATCATGGCCCGCGCCGGCTCGATGCCCTCGCTGGCAATTCGCAAACCGGCCAGTTGGCCCACGCTCAAGCCGGGCGTAGCAAGCAATGCCTGAATGGTTCGATGGCCAGCCTCTTCGACTACAATCCAGTTGGGCGCTTCCGGCGCCACGTAGTAGTGGAGGCCATCGTCGACAAAGTGGTAGACCGGGGCCATGAATAGCTTTGTACTACTTTCCACCTACAGACTCCGTATTGTCACTTGAGATGAATGGGCAAAAATCGCAGACCAAATGGCAGCGAAGCGCCGGTCAGCAATGATTTGGAAGGCGCCTGCGCACCACAGGTTACAGCATTTTTTCAGGACGGCAAATTGATGAATTCCTGCCAGCGTTCTGTCAACTCCACGGTCGGCAGAGTTATTCTTTCCGACCGTCCCATCGGTCGCAGTCGTAGTTCCAAATGAACTGGAAAGGATCAAGGAGTGCGCCCGCCGGCGCGCAAAATCAATATCCCGGCAAACACTGTTACGACGCCAATGAGATCCGTTGCTCGTATTTTTGCGCCGTCAACCATCCAGAACCAGATGAGCGACAGGACAACATAAACTCCGCCGTAGGCCGCATACACCCGGCCGGCGGGGGCCGGATGCAAGCTGAGCGACCAGGCGAATACAAACAGAGCGAGCGCAGCGCACGGGAGCATCCATGGCGACGCTGCCTTCCGCAGCCAGAGGTAAAGAAAATAGCAGCCCAGGATTTCAGCTGCAGCCGAAAACAGGAAGAGCAGCAGCGTTTTACCGAATTCGCCGGCATTCATGGCGGAAATTTGCGTCGTGGATTCAGCAGGCGCAGCTTTCATCCTTGCTATCGCCGCGATTTGCAGACCGACTCTTCCACCAGCTTCGACCAAAATACAATGCGATCACGCCTGCAGCGACTGCCATGTATGTTCCCTCGCCTGCGTTCCAGGCTGCCGGAAGCAGACCCCGTGCGACCAGTATGCCGCCCACAAGTGGAAACAGGCAGGCGAGGCACATTGCCCCCGCAGCGACCAGCATTTGCTTCCAACCGGGGCCGGTCGAAGGCTGCGGAGTCTGAGCGCTGGTGTTTGCCATGAACGCGCTGATCCACGCGGCTCTGCCCTCGGGAGTTGCGCGCAAAATCATGACGCTTCGCTGCGCTTCCTCTCGAACAAATATCTCTTCGATCCAGCTACAGCAACGCTGCTCCTGTCGTGCGAACTCACGCAGCGCTGAGATGTCCATCCCAGCTGGAAAGTAGAATTCTGTTCCCCCATCGACCTCCTGCAGGCCAATCAGTGAGCCGCGCAGGTGAGCGGCTTTGGCGAGGTGCGCTTTCCGCTCCTGCTCCGTGAGTGCAGTTAGATCGCAGGCCAGTTCTGAACTTTTTGTGGACATATGCCACCTCCTCAATTAGGTTTCACCTCAGGATAAGGCCTGGAGCTAACTCCAGGGTCAAGACCCAGGAGCAAAAAAATGCGCAGTTCACCGGCCGAAAAAAGCCCCATGACCATTGGCTCATTTGCTCGCCGGGCCGGGGTAAGCGCAGACACGGCTCGATTCTACGAGCGGATTGGTCTGCTCAAGCCTGTGCGGCAGGAAAACAACTACCGCCTATATGGCGCCGACGAGCTGGCAAGGATCGAATTCATTACCAGGGCGCGCGCTTCCGGATTCACGCTTTCAGAAGTGCGCGCCTTCTTGGCGATGGTTGCCAGGGGAAAGAAAAGCTGCATCGACTACTCGGCCGTAGTTCAAAAGAAGTTGAGGGATCTAGACGAACAGATTCGCAGTCTTCAGACCGCACGCCGCGAACTCCGCAATGCGCTGCGCTCCTGCGGCGGGGGAGACCAGGAGTGTCCGCATGCGCCGGCCAATTGACTCCTGCTCAAGCCGCCCGTGCTTACGGCAAGTTCATCCGCTCAGACAAAGACGGAAGTGCGCATGAACCAACACATGCGCACACGCTTTCGGAGACTCAAGGCTCGCTGCGCGAGCGCGCGGAAACTCCCGTCGCTTTGCTCCGGGAGTTGGGAGGGATTACTCCGGCAGCTGCGCGCACGACGAGATCGAAGCCTGCGAGGGTTCTCACCCTCCCTCCTGGCGTGCGCATCGCGGGGCGCCGTGCATCAGGAGCCGAGTATGCTGCGCACATGCGCACAGGCTCACACGCTTTCGGAGAGGGAGGGATTCGAACCCTCGGTGAGTTTGACCCCACACACGCTTTCCAAGCGTGCACCATCGACCACTCGGACACCTCTCCAGGCAACGCCGCAGGCATCCTGCAGCGGCGGTCAGCATTGCCCGGGAAAGCGCCCGGTCAAGCCAAAGGTCAGTGCTAGCGGCGGTCGACCGGCGCCCCGTCGCAACTTGCATTTGGCTTGCCAAAGTAGCTATAGGTAGCTACTTCAAAGTCATGCGCGCCGTGGGAATCAAGAAGCTCAAGGACCGGCTGAGCGAGTATGTGCGTATTGCGGAAGCGGGAGAAACGGTGCTGGTGATCGACCGCGATCGAGTCGTTGCTGAGCTGCGGCCGCCGGCGGCCGGTCGCCCGAAAAGTGCGCCGGCGGCGGTCCTGGCTGACCTGGTGCAGGACGGTTTGCTGCAATTGCCTACGCTCAAACTGGCTTCAGTTCCGGAAGTCCCTGCCATGGCGCCGCTTCCGTTGATCCTGGAAGAACTGGGCCGGGATCGCGACGACTGATGGTCTACCTGGATACCTCCGTCGTTCTTGCCGCCTTGCTGGCGGAAGACCGCCGCCCGCCAGTCGAACTCTGGAGCGAGGAACTCATTTCCAGCAGACTTCTGGAGTATGAACTCTGGAATCGACTGCATGCTCGAAAACTGGAGCGGAGTCATGGCGATGCCGCACTGGCGATCCTGTCTTCGGTGGCCCTGCTTGAACTCTCGCCGACCGTGCTTTCCCGCGCCATCAATCCCTTTCCATTTGCGGTGCGGACGCTTGATGCGCTGCACCTCGCTTCCATGCTTTTCTTGATGGCTCACAATCAAGAAGTGCAGCTGGCCTGCTATGATGAGCGGCTGAGCAGATGCGCTCAGGCAATGGGTATTGCCGACTATTTTCCGGGGACGTAGCGCCGCTATTCGCTCAGCGTCGTTCTTGAAAGAAATCGCGCAATTGACGACGGGCGCGCGCAGCATAGTCATCCAGTTGCGCTACGTCTGGAAAGTGGTTCAGTCGCGTCGGACCCTCGCGATGCAGATCCAGCAAACGACGCAGTCCCGGCCCCTTTTCCGCCGGCGCCAGGAAGTACACGGCGCGCAGTCTGGCATGGACAATGGCGCCGGAACACATCAGGCAGGGTTCCAGGCTGGCGACCAGGCTCACTTCGCCCAGTCGCTCGTTGCCGATTGCCTGGGCTGCGGCCTGAATGGCCAGCAGTTCGGCATGCGCAGTGGGATCGCGACGTTCGATAATCCGGTTCCGCTCGGCGGCGACGATGCGCAGTTCTTCAGGCGAGGCGATCAGACTGACGGCGCCGATGGGAGTCTCGCCAGCTTGCGCCGCCTCCGCGGCCAGCGCCAGACATTGCTCCGCTGCCGTTTGAAGCAGCGC
Protein-coding regions in this window:
- a CDS encoding heavy metal-responsive transcriptional regulator, with translation MRSSPAEKSPMTIGSFARRAGVSADTARFYERIGLLKPVRQENNYRLYGADELARIEFITRARASGFTLSEVRAFLAMVARGKKSCIDYSAVVQKKLRDLDEQIRSLQTARRELRNALRSCGGGDQECPHAPAN
- a CDS encoding PAS domain S-box protein — translated: MHKDPESPIRLSLRRDLPGLPFAFVEPSGVIVSSGGPLSAYLAARGDAGNLLECGLVLEAELDQARYALQAPDRTDLWGQLQARFPQVDGQSALPARLHGAWDARRRQWLIFWHPQLEDLQTMEMKALLLERFALSTPEPAMVADLQGRVLYSNQAANEICEFFAGATDGGTLDDCLSFEDPGIDLPAKLSEIGSADLVARTRSGLRLTTRCVLVFDPTGHPLGIVVHIRSDSGAAQAESALSDDATRHFRMYRQIVEGSSESIVLADLSGTILFANRAAGRLYGRDPAQISGQNLDLLARPSAELSQAIVAGLRDLGHWSGETKHRRLIVEGEERDFEAFQSMDLLFDDQGNPLGIISMSRDVTPLREAERDAHAKQAEIIRLQEAFVEDLEKQVRERTAELAREKDRTQELLLNILPADTAEELKLHGRSEPRSYGAATVLFSDFAGFTTLVRSLSPEEIVHILNDYFVAFDHIMTRHGLEKIKTIGDAYMAVSGVPHPRENSAASAVRAALDMQDYVEAEARRRTLFGKAPWRIRVGLHSGPVVAGVVGEHKFAYDIWGDAVNVANRLEAAGEVGRVNVSEDTWRLVQHAFEGEARGSIAIKNRGEIRMWWVNGPRLEPM
- a CDS encoding YnfA family protein, which produces MNAGEFGKTLLLFLFSAAAEILGCYFLYLWLRKAASPWMLPCAALALFVFAWSLSLHPAPAGRVYAAYGGVYVVLSLIWFWMVDGAKIRATDLIGVVTVFAGILILRAGGRTP
- a CDS encoding methyltransferase domain-containing protein; this encodes MESSTKLFMAPVYHFVDDGLHYYVAPEAPNWIVVEEAGHRTIQALLATPGLSVGQLAGLRIASEGIEPARAMIEAHDFAASLERSKMAAQRPTDVASYAGRLASAPPERLRELWLQINNNCNLSCQHCLVESGPGGDRGLSEERIDALVENAIHLGIERLYITGGEPFLRKDLTKHLRRAHDAQLETIVLTNGSLWGPSIVAGLKELDTQLLKIQISIDGASAAVNDAMRGPGALQQALSGMQRFSAMGFSVSATCVAAEENLAELEQIPAIVASHGASSFHLMWSLRRGRALAAQNGFFPAAARIGERLPAVIRAAQSAGIAFDNLEAARRRVNGVPHVRYDLGNQGWESICVGADGRVFPSAALAGLDPLICGSVLETELARIWSASQICQELRQCSLIHQPGVAADPFRFLTGGGDLEHAYLYSGSFLGEDPYYPLTRSLIRHAMTELGREKRDRVNRRSGHVSPLILHAMGAGAIACGAADERLADKSVLTLHSNCVLSFDVDLPRAKVREFYGAAAATPQAELCCPTSFDPSVIDHIPKEVIDRFYGCGSPVTRAGIQPGETIVDLGSGAGIDVFIASRLTGAQGRAIGIDMTDKMLEVAQLHRPTVAAALGYDNIEFRRGFLESIPLPPRSVDLITSNCVINLSPDKLRVFEGMWQTLRDHGRIVFSDIVSEVDAPAHLKVNPQLWGECLVGALTEPELYATLERAGFFGLELLAKQYWKTVEGIAFYSVTVRAWKFEKQSGCVFAGHKAVYLGPGKALVDEEGHQFLRGEPYEICTDTVAKLSRAPYASSFAILDPDAEFQSYVCCSTEDGCC
- a CDS encoding AhpC/TSA family protein, whose amino-acid sequence is MNLQSELSKFAEQLQQNAPPERIRLFETFVGALQKSGITTLGPKKGEQIGDFEVANVYSLPAGRSLGERIPNFSLRDHMDRLVRLSDFLSKGPVVLSFYRGNWCPACNIELRALQHNLPRFKEAGAQLVAISNESPDQSITTAEKLQLEFAVLSDPGGRVARQFKLLYQSPGQERFFSDVNIAAHNADSVARFVIPATYVIDQNYVVRYAFADANFLHRADIEEVIAALQSIAAGAPR
- a CDS encoding type II toxin-antitoxin system VapC family toxin, whose product is MVYLDTSVVLAALLAEDRRPPVELWSEELISSRLLEYELWNRLHARKLERSHGDAALAILSSVALLELSPTVLSRAINPFPFAVRTLDALHLASMLFLMAHNQEVQLACYDERLSRCAQAMGIADYFPGT